Part of the Nitrospira sp. genome, GAGATTTTTACAGGAGGCAGGTACGGGTATGTCGAAGTCGATCGTGAACGCATTCGTGGTGTCACTGTTATGCAGTTGGGGCGCCTTGACGGGCAACGCATTCGCACAGTCGCTGCCCACCGGCGTGCCGCTGGGCGGAATTCCCTCCCCCGTATTTTCTTCGCAAGCATCCGGAACCGAGGCCGGGGTTGCTCCGGATCCGCTGTGGACCGACGCCCTCTGGCATGCGGATGAGAAGGGCATCAACCGCTTTTTTCCGCAGGACGGATTCCTCCGCGTGCGCGGCTGGGTGGACGGCGGGTATACGTATAACGCAAGCAACCCGCGCAGCAACTTCAGCGGACCTTACAACGCCATCGACCGTGACATTCCGGTCCTCAACCAGTTGTACATGATTGTCGAAAAACCGCTGACCGCCTCGGGCAGCAATTGGGGCATCGGCGGGCGCTTGGATTTCATGTACGGCTACGATTACTTTTTGACGCAGAGCAATGGAGTCGAGCGGCGGGAGAACGGCGCGCAGCGCTGGAACGCGCAGGGGCAGCACTACGGGCTGGCGATGCCGCAGGCCTATGCTGAAATCGGAAACCAGACGTTCTCGGTGAAGGTCGGCCACTTCTATACGATCATCGGCTACGAAGGTGTGCCGTCCATCAACAACTTCTTCTACTCCAAATCCTTTGCCTACCAATTCGCCGGCCCCTTCACCCACTGGGGCGGACTGGCCACCTGGCATGTGAACGATCGCGTGACGCTGCAAGGCGGCCTGGTGAACGGCTGGGATTCGCTGGACCGGACGAAGGACAGCACCACGGGTCTGGCCAGCATCAAGTACACCGCGCCGGAGAACCTCTGGTCGCTCTCATTCTCCATGGTCACGGGCAACGAACCCAGCGCCGTGGCCACACAATTTGAAACCCGCACGCGATACAGCCTGATCTTCACGGCACATCCGGCCGAGCGATGGGAATACGTCTTCCACCATCACTATGCCTATCAAAACCAGGGCAAGGTCGACGGCGGCACCGCGCGCTGGTACGGCATCGACAACTATCTCTACTATGCGCTCACCGATCAATGGCGGGCGGGTCTGCGCTTCGAGTGGATGCGCGACGAAGCCGGCACCAGGGTCGGCGGCAACCCGGTGCGCGACAACCCGAACCTCGGGCCGTTTGCCGGGTCCTTCTATTCGCTCAGCGCCGGCCTCAACTACCGGCCCCATCCCAATGTGTTGATCCGTCCGGAGGTGCGCGCCGACTGGTTCGACGGGCAGCGCTCGCCATACAACGACGGCCTGAACAAGAATCAAGTCCTGGCCGCCATCAACGGCACGCTGCAGTTTTAGCGCGAGATGGAACGGAGCAGGCGGGTCGGAGATTACCGGCCTGCCTGCCCGGCAGGCAGCAAGCCCAATGCAATGAATCGCTCCCGAATGACCGACAGGATGTGGTGCCGAAGTTCGGTCCGGTATGGCGCGAGGGAGGGATCACCGAGATACCGGTCCACCGTGCGAGGCAGCTTCTTCCACCAGGTACGGGCCGCCTCCCGCGCCTGCTGAGCTCCGGTCTCCCCGCCCGCCAGAATCACCCTCAATTCCTTCTCGAAGAATCCGACATGCACCTGTTCGTCTTCGAGGATGTCCGCCAGGTCCGGCCGCACCGTCGCGAGGAGCGTCGCGAATTCCAGTCCGAGCGCCTCATACCCGAACAACAATACCGCCAGCATTTCCCACTGCGACGGCACAGTCGGCAGAGTCGGTGCCCGCTGCGAAGTGGTACCCAGCATCCCTTCGAATTGCCGCAGGTGATCCTGCTCGTCGGTCTCGTGGCGCTGGAGAAACGTCTGGACGTGGCGTGGAAGATTCTGCGTCTGAGCAGCCCGCACCGCCCAGAGCGCCATGGCTTCGGCGCGCAAAAACCGTTCGAGCAAGGCTCTTTCACAGGTCTGAGGCAGAACCATCATCGCACTATCAATCCTCACTCGGCGGGACGATCGGACCGGCCCACTCGCCCTTCGTCAGTCCGACTTCCTGCGAGGCCCCATCGGGCCATTGGAAATACCCCACCGCATCGACATAGAGGATCAGCGGGTCCATGTCCTCTCCCAGCCCGCGCCACCAATACCACCCGGCCTTGGCCGGTTTGTCGCTTGTCCATACTAAGCTCGTCATGATCCTCCCGTGCATCCTATTTCGTCGAAGATAAGAGCGTATGCCAGTGGCTTATCCCCTATGGCCGGACGAACAATACGCTCACTGCTCCGGCGATAGGCGATTCGCTCCGGCCCCTATCCCAATCACTATAGGCCATGTGCTATAGGCTATAGCCTCTTCAGGAGACGCACCCTACCATGGTCCAATTACCAATAGAAGAGGCGATCCCGGCGCTGCGCCAAACCCTGGCAACCGGACGCGCGGCCTTGCTGACGGCGCAACCGGGCGCAGGAAAAACCACACGTGTCCCGCTGGCCCTGCTGCATGAACCCTGGTTGGCCGGACAGAAACTGGTGCTGCTCGAACCCCGGCGATTGGCCGCCCGCGCGGCCGCAACTTACATGGCTGCCATGCTGGGTGAGCCCGTCGGCAAAACGGTCGGGTACCGCATCCGCCACGACACCAGGGTCGGGCAGGATACGCGGATCGAAGTCGTCACCGAAGGGATTCTCACCAGGCTGCTGCAGCACGACCCGTCACTCGCCGGATACGGCCTCGTCATCTTCGACGAGTTTCACGAACGCAGCCTGCAGGCTGATCTTGGCGTGGCCTTCGCCAGGGAATCACAACGTCTGTTCCGGCCGGACCTGCGTCTGCTTGTCATGTCGGCGACGCTCGACTGCGCAGCAGTCACGCGCCTCCTGCATGATGCCGCCACCATTTCCTGCGAGGGTCGCCTCTTCCCGGTCACCACGCAGTATCTCGACCGGCCGATTGAAGGGCATCTGGAACCGGCAGTGGTCCGGAGCATTCGCCAGGCATTGGCTCGTGACGAGGGCAGTCTGTTGGTGTTTCTTCCCGGCATGGCCGAGATCCGGCGCGTCGAGCGGCAACTTGTCGAGGCCTCCCTCGGCCCGGATATGCTCATCGCCCCGATGCATGGTGAACTCCCGCAGAGTGAACAGGAACAGGCGATTCTCCCCGCGCCGACAGGGCGACGGAAAATCGTCCTCGCGACCTCGATCGCAGAAACCAGTTTGACCATCGAGGGTGTGCGGGTCGTCATCGATGCAGGTCTGATGCGGGTTCCGCGCTTCGATCCCCGCTCGGGCCTCACCAGGCTCGATACCATTCGTGTGACCCAGGACGCAGCCGATCAACGACGCGGTCGCGCGGGCCGATTGGAACCGGGCACCTGTTATCGCCTCTGGACGACGGCGGAGCAGCAAGCGCTCCTCCCTCGCCGCCCTCCGGAAATCCTGGAGGCGGACCTGGCCCCCCTGGCGCTGGATCTCGCGGAATGGGGTGTGATTGAAACAAGCGAACTGTCCTGGCTCGACCCGCCGCCGGCAGGGGCGTTGGCCCAGGCCCGTGAACTTCTGCGAGAGCTCGGAGCGCTCGATGCGCGAGGAGCCCTGACCGCACACGGCCGCCGGCTGGCCCACGTCACTGTTCATCCAAGACTGGCCCACATGATGGTGACCGCCGTGCCGATCGGCCTGGGAACTCACGCCTGCGACCTGGCGGCGCTGCTGAGCGAACGTGACATTCTGCAAGGGGGACCGGGTTGGCGAAATGCCGACCTGCGCATCCGAGTTGAAGCCTTGCACGGCGCCAGAGACCATCTTGCCGGTGCAACGATCAATCGTGCCGGTTGCGAACGGGTGCGGCGGGCATCGGAGCAGTGGCGGCGACAGCTCCAACTTGGCGGCTCATCCGGCGATGGTACCGAACACACCGGCACACTACTCGCTCTCGCCTATCCCGACCGCATTGCGCAACGGATCGCAGGCAGCGAGGGTCGCTATCGTTTGGCCAACGGACGAGGCGCGGCATTCCACACCGTACAAGGTCTCTCTCAAGAAGAGTATCTGGTGGTGGCACAACTCGACGGCACCGGTGACTGGGCGCGTATTCTCCTAGCCTCGCCGGTTGGATTGCCGGATCTACGGCACCATTGCGCCGGGCAGATCAACACCGTCGATGTCCTGGAGTGGGACGACCGGTTGGAATCCGTCCGCGCCAGACGGCAGCGCCGGTTGGGGCAACTCATCCTCGATGATCGGGCCACCCACGACCCGGACCCGACTCAAGTCACCGCCGCCTTACTGTTCGGCATCCGTCGGGCGGGGATCACCTGTCTGCCCTGGACCAAAGATCTGCAACAGTGGCGCGCACGCGTCGGGTTTCTCCATCGCATCGACTCCACTTGGCCGGACCTGTCAGACGACGCGCTCACAAACAACCTCGACGCGTGGCTGGGGCCATTTGTCAGCGGCCTCACAAGCCTCGCGCAGGTTCGTCGCATCGATCTCCAACCGCCGCTCGAAAGCCTCCTCACATGGCAGCAGCGGCAGGAGCTTCCCAGGCTCGTGCCCACACACCTCACCGTGCCGAGTGGTTCCCATGTGAAGCTGGATTACGATCAGAACGAGACGCCAGTGCTGGCCGTGCGACTCCAGGAGATGTTCGGCTGTCAGGAGACACCGCGCATCGCGGGTGGAAGGGTGCCGGTGATGGTGCATCTGCTCTCCCCGGCGGGACGGCCTGTGCAGGTCACGAAAGACCTGGCCAGTTTTTGGCGCTCGGCGTATCAAGAGGTGAAGAAAGAATTGCGAGGCCGCTACCCACGCCACCACTGGCCGGATGATCCACTCACCGCACCACCGACGAACCGCACGAAACGCCGTACCTAGGACTTGCCCGACCGTGCACCTTCGGCCGGCGCTTGCTAATCTTCCACAATTGCAGCATTCTACGCGCAACCTGTTCCTTGCTTGCGACCCACGAGATGCCGATGGACCATTTCGCGATCATCACCGCCTTCGGACAAGACCGCCCCGGTATCGTCGCCTTGATGGCCGATAGCCTCTACCAGCTCGGCTGTAATATCGAAGACACCTGCATGACCCGGCTACGCGGCGAGTTCACCATGATGCTCATGGTGCGCCTGCCGGAAGGCATCGCCGCCGAAGATCTTGGCCAACGCCTGACGCCCTATACGACGCCACTGGACCTTGCCGTCTTATGCAGAGCGATGCCGGACCAGGCAGCCACCAGACAGACAGCCCTGGAAACCCCGACGTTCATGTTGTCGGTTTACGGGGCCGACCATCCGGGCATCGTGGCGCAAGTGGCCCGCACCGTCGCCCAGCACCAAGGCAACATTACCGACATGAATACCCGCGTGGTCGGATCGGGAGAGCGTCCCATCTATGTCATGGTCCTGGAGGTTCAATTGCAGGAAGCCGGGCAAGCCGACCAGCTCAGACAGGCCCTGGAACAATTGAAGCCGCTGCTGGGCGTCGATCTGACGTTCCGACCGCTTGAAAGTGTCACCTTCTGATCGTGGCTATCCGTCCGATTCTGCAGTATCCCCACCAGGCACTCAAATCCGCGAACGCCCCCGTCGTCCCCTCCGATCCCGCCGTGCAAGCGGTGGTTCAAGATATGCTGGATACGCTCGCCGCGTCACCCGGTGTCGCACTGGCAGCGCCCCAGATCGGACAGGCGGTGCAGGTGATCGTCGTCGATGTGTCGCGTAAGAAAGGCGAGCGGGGCCATGGATTGGTCGTGCTGTTGAACCCGGTCATTCTCTCGCTGGAAGGAAAAAAGACCGTGCGGGAAGGCTGCCTGAGCGTGCCGGACTATACGGGGAATGTGCTGCGCTACGAAGAGGCGCTGGTGGAGGGGGTGACGCCGGACGGACGGGTCGTCACGGTGAGTGCGTCAGGATTCGAAGCGCTCGCCTTTCAGCATGAAGTGGACCATCTGAACGGCCTGCTCTTCCTCGACCGCATCCAGTCGCTCAGCACCGATCTCTTCAGACGAAAAAAATAACGTCCGACACCGACGAATTATTTTCTCGGCCGCCATCCCTTGAGACGTGCCGCAATGGCTTCATGTTGTTCGGCGGTGAGCATCGCGGCCAATGCGTCACGGCGGAGTCTGGCACGGCTGCTGTCCTGACGACTCGCGAGGGAATACCAGAAGAACGCCTCCAGCACATCTTGCGTCACCCCCTGCCCCTGCTCATACAACATGCCCATGTCCCGTTGCGCCAAGACGTGGCCCTGGTCGGCCGCCAGCTGCAGCCACCGCACCGCCTCGGCCTCATCGGTTTCCCCGAGACTGCCCGTGAGCAAGGCCTGCCCCAACATCCATTGCGCGTTCGCATCGCCCTGGCCGGCGAGCGCCTGCAGCTGATGCTGGGAGGACGGGTCGGCCAAGGCCGACGATACCGGACAGGACAACAGCACCATCATCGCCGCCGACAGCCATCGCCATCCGAAATGATTCGTGACCGGCACTCTCCGTCCGCTCAAGCCCGTCTCCCGTCTGCGAGTCTATTCAATGGTCGGCCAACAACGCCTCGGCGGCTTTTCGCCCGGACAGCAGCGCCCCATCCAACGTCCCGGTCTCGCAATAGTCACCGCATTGATACAACCCCGGTCTCACGCGCGGCGACGCGTTCGACGCCTGCGCCGTGAGCCCCTCAATCGGCGGCAGCGCTCTCTTGATGTGATCGGTCCGCAAATGTCGCCAGGCACTCACCTCCTCACCGAACCACTCGCGCAACTGTCGGCGCACTGCCTGTTGGAGATCATCGCCGGCGTGCGAAGGCTGCCGAGACAAACTGACCGAAACCAGCGCCCGTCCCGAGGGCGCATAACCGGAGGCGACCTCACTCAAGACACAGGCGGTGCCGACCGGCCCCTGACCCTCTCCGTTTAGCATCAACCAGGGCCCGCGGACCGGTGGAGCGGGCGCGTCGAAATACAGGCAGATCGCATCGCGTCCGGGCGCAGCGGGCCAGCTCTCGCCGCGTAACCTGGCAGCGGTGGCATCATCCGTGGCCAGGACCAGCGCATCGGCCGCGAGTCGTTCACCGGACGCCAGCACCACGGCGGCGCCGCCCAGGTGACTGACCGCGGCGTTCAAGCGGATCGACTCCGTTGGAAGAGTCGCGGCCAGCTGACTCGCAATCGCGCCCATGCCCTGTTGCGGCAGCGCGATGTCGCCGCGAGAAAACGCCGCCCAGACCCATTCAAACAGCCGGCAGGGCGTGGACAACGTCTCATCCAGAAACACGCCACTCAGAAACGGCTGGAAAAACCGCTGCTGCATGGCGGGAGAAAACCCATAGGTCTGCAAGACCTCCAGCATGGTGCGCTCGCCTCCGCCCGCCTGCCCGCAAAGCCGTCGTTGCAATGCATCCCGGCGGAGCCGGAGCACCTTAAGCTTGTCACTGAACGAGCCGATCGGGCTGGCCATCGTGGAGAAACAATCCTGCGGGCGGCGAAACGGGTCGCTGATTCGATGAAAACCTCCGGCATATCGCACCATCGCGCCGGGGTAAAACGGTTGGAGTTGCAGCGCCGCATAGTCCAACATCTTCCGGGCTTCTGGATACCCGGTCAGAAACACCTGAAACCCTCGATCGAGTTGGAATCCCTCTACCCGATCGGTCCTCACCCGCCCGCCCACGGCATCGGATGCCTCAAGCAGGCTACAGGCGAGTCCGGTCTTCGACAGATGTCGCGCACAAGCCAAGCCGGCGACACCGGCTCCGATGATGATGACACGAGGGGTAGAAGACATGACGGGCGGCATTCTAAACGCAGGTAGAACCAGACTCCAGTTTCATTAGGACGATTCTCAGCCTGTTACACCTTCTTACAGGCGATTTTCAACTCTGCCTCCCCGTCACTCCCGGCTGTCACCCGCGACCATTCCCTGGTTCCTTTCCCTGACTGCAACGGACGGCCCTTGCCCATCTGTGTCGCATAGTACCTGGTCTGCAGGGGACGGCTCTTGTGAGCGAGACAATCGATCTGCTTCTTAATACGCACGGAGCGATACGTCCCCTGCGGAATCTGCCGATCCACTTTGAAATCCTTCAGGGTCCAAAGCGTCACGGTCTTGCCGGTCGGACCGATGGTGGCCACGTCCACGTACCCGTCGTACTTGTGCGTGCCGCCGATCAGAATCCACTCCGCAGATGCCACGCTCCAAAAGAGCAGCGTTGAGACCATCACCAGCATCACGCATTTCATCATGTTTGCCCCATCACCAGCGTTCCAGGTTCACGTGTCAGAGACTTCGGATCCTCTTGTGCTAATACCCTCGCCCGCTGCTCCCGCCTCGCCCCATGCGATCAAAGGGAAGCGCGTCATACCGCTTCTTCACATCCGGGTGCTGAGCAAGATACCCTTTGACGGCGGCCTCATCGGCGAATATGTCTTTGCTTCGTTGGCGATAGGTTTCAATCGTGAGATCGTATTTGGCCAGGAGCGGCTCGAGCTTGGCATTGATCTCCGCCGTCATTTCCTCCATCCGCTCGGGCGACGGACGCTGCCCCTCTCCATAACGATCCCACCCCTGAAAGTAGCTGGTCATCAGCTCGCCGACCTCGACCCGCGCGTTCACAAACTTCTCCAACTCCGCCGGCTCGGCAGCCCAGCCGGCTCCGCCGCACAGGACCATCGCCGACAGGATGCCGCTCATCAGACGCACCGGATTGATCACCATGGTGTCCTCTCAGAGAGTGGTCCGTCTCTCGCCGCAAAGCCGCATCCATCATACCATCACAGCCATGCGACATACATCCAACTGATCACCGCCCCCACATCGATCAGGAGCCATCCGCTTCTCTTTCAGATCTCGTCAGTGTACAGTCCCCCCATGCAACGGCATCCCGACGCGGCCCTCCGCTTGACCCGACGAGCATGACCGGTAAACCACGATCCACACAACGAGACGCGATCCCTCGGGGCAAGGCTGTTCCCGCCGGCCGAAAGCCGGCGCAGAGCCAGCCCCGCGCCAATGCAAGCAGCGCGAAACGTGTGACGCTGGATCGCCTGCTCTCCAAACTCGGCATTGCCAGCCGGAGCCAGGCGCAGGAATGGATCAGGGCCGGACGAGTCCGCATCAATCAACGCCTGGTACGCATGCCGGACACCTGGATCGACTGGCCCGGCGATGCCGTCACACTCGACGATCGACCGATCCAGCAGCGCCCTCCGCAATTCATTCTCCTCCATAAACCCAAAGGTGTAGTCACGACCCATCAGGACGAGAAGGGTCGAAAGACCATCTTCGATGTACTTCCTCCTGAGTTGAAAAGCCTGCACGCAGTCGGTCGCTTGGATCAGGCGACGAGTGGTCTCCTCTTGCTCACCAACGACTCGACGCTCTCCAGCTTCCTGACCGATCCGAAACAGCAGGTGCCGCGCCTCTATCTCGTCACGGTGCGTGGTGAGGTCTCGGACGAGACAGGCCGGGCCGCGCTCGACGGGGTAGACGATCAGGGCGAGCGCTTGCACTGCGCCGCCGTCACCATCCAGAAACGCTCAGGCCGGGAATCCCATCTGGCCGTCACGTTGACCGAAGGCAAGAATCGTGAGATCCGGCGGCTCTTCAAGGCGCTGGGACATGAGGTAACCAGATTGAGGCGGATTCAATACGGCCCCTTCACCCTCGGCGATCTCCAACCGGGCGCCTGGCGAGAACTCCCGATCGACGCAGCCAGGGCGCAACTCCGGTTGCCGTCATTCAAGCCAGGGCGGACCACTCACTGAAAAGTGGGCGTCATCGCTGATTCCCTACGCTGTTTCCCTCAGGCCCGCCGTCTCCCGGCCGGAGCGAGTGAAAGAACTTGCCAACCTGCTTGCCTGTGCTATGGTGAATACAGCAGACGAAATTCCGGAGCGTGACAGACCGCATCGTCGCAAGAGTTACCCCCAGCTGTAGTCCACCACCAACAAGACTCGCAGCCACCCGATCACAGGGGAATGGTAGATCTGCGATCGCAGGCGGTCTCAATAGAGGAGCACGAGAGCAATGACCCAACTGACAAAGCGATTGGCAACCGTGGCCACCATGCTGGCGTTCGTCGCGAGCGTCGCCGGACCGGCGATGACCGCCGCGGCCACCCCGGAAAAGACACCGGTCGAGATCAAGGTTCGAGTCAGTGAAAAGGGGTTCCTGGATGAGAAGGGCCGACCCTACGGGGCGAAGCGCGCCCTGCAGGTGCCGAAAGATACGATGGTGAAGATCACCTTCGTCTTCGGTGAAGACATGACCAGCCTGGCCGTGGGAGACACGCACCAGATCACGATCCGCGCCGAAGACGGCTGGAAGCAGGAGACCGGCTCAGTCTGGGTCATGAACCGGGAATCGAGCGTGAGTTTTCTCGCCGGAGAAAAGAACCGAACCCAATATCGCGCCTACTGCATCCTCGACTGCATCGGCATGGAGCATCTCACCAACCTGCTGATCCAAGTCGTCTAACGAGACCGGTCGACCAGCCCGTGCGGCAATCCGCGGGGACATGAAAACGCTCGGCGTATGATGTCATACACCGAGCGTTTCTCTTTGTGTGCGAGCGGTCAGGCGAGAGTTGCCCGCCTGCTAGTAGCCTCGTCCGGTGCTGCCTCCTCCACCCCCACTCATCCGATTCAACGGGAGCGCCTCGTACCGGGTCTTCAGATCCGGATGCTGGGCGAGATATCCTTTCACCGCCGCGTCATCGGCGAATACGTCTTTGCTGCGCGCGCGGTAGTCCTCCAGCGTCAATCCATGCTTGGACAACAACGTGGTCAGTTTCGCGTTGATGTCGTCGCCCATCTCTTTCATTTTCTCCGGCGACGGCCGCTGACCCGATCCATACGACTCCCCACCCTTGAAATAATTCGTCATCATTTCGCCGATCTCGATGCGGGCGTTCACAAATTTCTCCACATCGGCCGGTTCCGCCGCTAGGCCATTCCCTGCGAACAGCACGAGGCCCAATGAGGCCGTAATAAAGAGACGTGTCGAAAGCGTTGTCATGATGTCCTCTCAGATGGTGAATGAAGATCCGGTCGAGCAACCATCGTCATCATACCATTCTTGCCGCCAGTTTCGAACGGAGGATTGAGCCTAGAGGTCGAGCAGGCGAACCAAATGGGCCAGAATGAGCGGACCCGCACAGACGGAGCCTCCGCTGGTCGGTTGCCTACAGCGAAACGTGCGCGATGTTACCGCGGCAGGCCTTTCAGAAAATTTCCCAGCACGGTGCGAAACTGGTCGGGGTCTTCGGCCATCATGAAATGGCCGGTATCGAATTCGACGACCTTCGCGCCGGGGATTTGCGCCTGAATGCCCTTGGCGATAGTCGGCGTGGCCACTCCGTCTTTTGCTCCGACCATAATCAGGGTCGGCACGGTGATGCGGCTGAGCTGTCCATGCACGTTGAATTGCGACATGGAAGTCAGCGCCTCCCGGATCACCGTGGCATTCCAGGTGGGGATCCGCTCAAGCAAGGGCCTGTAGGTATGAGCCGGCGCATCGGGAGGAAAACTTTCGACGATCATGTTCTTCGACACCTCCCGATAATCACGCGGCGCGCCGATGGTCGGAATGTCGTCGTCGAGAATCATCGCTCCGTCGGTTGTGGACACCAGGACCAGCGCCCGTACCCGCTCAGGATGATCCAGCGCGAGGCGCTGCAGAATCATCCCGCCCATGGACACGCCCACCCACACCGCACGGTCGATCTTGAGCGTATCGGCCAGGGTAATGAGATCCTTCGAAAACTGCTCGATCGTGAACCCGCCCGGCGGTTTCTCCGAATCGCCGTATCCACGCAGGTCCACCGCAATACCTCGGAAATCAGGCGAAAAGGCACTCACATATTGGGGAAAGATATTGCTGGTCGTCACCACGCCGTGGACAAAGATAATCGGATCGCCGCTGCCTGCCTCCAGCACGCTGAGGGTCAAGCCGTTGAGATCGATCATATGGCGTTGGAACAGATGGCCCGGGGGCATGGACTCGGCCAAGGCCTGCTGGGTGCGATTGTTACGAGCGGGCTGAGTGGGGTCCGCACAGCCGGACGCGCCGAGAACACTCAACGTGAGCAGGATCGTCATCAGCCGCATGCAACTCCCCTTTCTGCAGAGGTCACTGAATCTCCATGCAGCCTAAGCTGTCAGGCGAGCAGATGCAATGCTGAGCTGCCACCCGGTATTCTCCCTCCCACACAATTTCTTGGACTCTTCGAATTGATGATTCCCGGCACTGAGTGGCTGCCCTGCGCACAGGAACACAGGAATGCCATCCGGCCCATCGTCGGGCCCCTCAGATCGACGGCCGATAGCGCCGCGCTGGTGGGTCACGCAGACAACATGCCGACCGCGCGATCATCCGAACTTACTTGATCCGCGAGACAACCGCCCGGACCGGCGCCCATTCGATCTGCGGCTGCAGAGTGAACAGGACCTGCGCAAGACCCCGATACGCCGCCTCCAGTTCACGACAGCGCTCGACGAATCGACCGGAGGCCAGTCGAGGGAAATAGTCGCGGTGACGCTCGTAGAACAGCGCTCGCCGTCTCCAGCGATCGGCATTGACCCTGAACAACCGGGCAGCCAACCCGGAGGGACCGGTGAGTGCCAACCAGTGCCGGTTCCGTCTGAGCGGACGTTCAGCCATTGAGGTGGATGTGGTCACTGCTTTCATCGTTTCTCCTCCTTGTCTTTCGCCTGTGTCATCGCTTCGAACGACGTGACAGAGGCGGCTGTGATGACACCAGTCCCGGATTACCCCTCGCCTACTGTAGTCCCGCTACATGAGGAGATGATTAGTGCAGCATGAGAAAGACTTCATACAAGCACAGCGGGCCGGGGCCTCCGCCGCAGTAGCTCCACAATTCCGGGATTCGAAATCCTATAGGTCTATCCCTGCTGACGGCCCAGTCTCTACGGACGTGGCTGTGACAGATCCCGCGCCTGCGCTCAAACAGGGCGCAGGTCCACTGCCTGCCGCGACTGTGGGAACAAAGGCAGGCGATGGCGGATTTAGCGACAATCTCCCCGTGAAAGTCTTTCCGGACACGATCATAATGACGGTAGCGTGTGCTCCAATCCGATAGGTTCACACACTAGATGCAGGGATCCGCACAGGGAGGGAACATGGCTGAAGACCAGAGCGTTGACCTTGAAGCCTGCCTGGCTCAAGCGCGGCAGTCAGAACGTCGGCTTCGTGCACAATACGCAGTCACCCGTGTGCTGGCCGAGTCCTCAACCCTGAAAGACGCAGGCCGGGAAATCCTTCGGGCCATCGGTGAAAGCCTGGACTGGGAATTGGGCATGTTTTGGGCCGTGGACAAGCAGGCTGAGTTGCTGCGTTTCGTAGACTTGTGGCATGCGCCGCAGGTGGAGGCATCCGAGTTCATACAGGACAGCCGGGAACGGACCTTTCAACGGGGTGTGGGGCTTATCGGTCGAACCTGGGAAAGCGGAACGCCTATTTGGATTCC contains:
- a CDS encoding porin, with product MSKSIVNAFVVSLLCSWGALTGNAFAQSLPTGVPLGGIPSPVFSSQASGTEAGVAPDPLWTDALWHADEKGINRFFPQDGFLRVRGWVDGGYTYNASNPRSNFSGPYNAIDRDIPVLNQLYMIVEKPLTASGSNWGIGGRLDFMYGYDYFLTQSNGVERRENGAQRWNAQGQHYGLAMPQAYAEIGNQTFSVKVGHFYTIIGYEGVPSINNFFYSKSFAYQFAGPFTHWGGLATWHVNDRVTLQGGLVNGWDSLDRTKDSTTGLASIKYTAPENLWSLSFSMVTGNEPSAVATQFETRTRYSLIFTAHPAERWEYVFHHHYAYQNQGKVDGGTARWYGIDNYLYYALTDQWRAGLRFEWMRDEAGTRVGGNPVRDNPNLGPFAGSFYSLSAGLNYRPHPNVLIRPEVRADWFDGQRSPYNDGLNKNQVLAAINGTLQF
- a CDS encoding ferritin-like domain-containing protein produces the protein MMVLPQTCERALLERFLRAEAMALWAVRAAQTQNLPRHVQTFLQRHETDEQDHLRQFEGMLGTTSQRAPTLPTVPSQWEMLAVLLFGYEALGLEFATLLATVRPDLADILEDEQVHVGFFEKELRVILAGGETGAQQAREAARTWWKKLPRTVDRYLGDPSLAPYRTELRHHILSVIRERFIALGLLPAGQAGR
- the hrpB gene encoding ATP-dependent helicase HrpB, whose amino-acid sequence is MVQLPIEEAIPALRQTLATGRAALLTAQPGAGKTTRVPLALLHEPWLAGQKLVLLEPRRLAARAAATYMAAMLGEPVGKTVGYRIRHDTRVGQDTRIEVVTEGILTRLLQHDPSLAGYGLVIFDEFHERSLQADLGVAFARESQRLFRPDLRLLVMSATLDCAAVTRLLHDAATISCEGRLFPVTTQYLDRPIEGHLEPAVVRSIRQALARDEGSLLVFLPGMAEIRRVERQLVEASLGPDMLIAPMHGELPQSEQEQAILPAPTGRRKIVLATSIAETSLTIEGVRVVIDAGLMRVPRFDPRSGLTRLDTIRVTQDAADQRRGRAGRLEPGTCYRLWTTAEQQALLPRRPPEILEADLAPLALDLAEWGVIETSELSWLDPPPAGALAQARELLRELGALDARGALTAHGRRLAHVTVHPRLAHMMVTAVPIGLGTHACDLAALLSERDILQGGPGWRNADLRIRVEALHGARDHLAGATINRAGCERVRRASEQWRRQLQLGGSSGDGTEHTGTLLALAYPDRIAQRIAGSEGRYRLANGRGAAFHTVQGLSQEEYLVVAQLDGTGDWARILLASPVGLPDLRHHCAGQINTVDVLEWDDRLESVRARRQRRLGQLILDDRATHDPDPTQVTAALLFGIRRAGITCLPWTKDLQQWRARVGFLHRIDSTWPDLSDDALTNNLDAWLGPFVSGLTSLAQVRRIDLQPPLESLLTWQQRQELPRLVPTHLTVPSGSHVKLDYDQNETPVLAVRLQEMFGCQETPRIAGGRVPVMVHLLSPAGRPVQVTKDLASFWRSAYQEVKKELRGRYPRHHWPDDPLTAPPTNRTKRRT
- a CDS encoding ACT domain-containing protein — protein: MDHFAIITAFGQDRPGIVALMADSLYQLGCNIEDTCMTRLRGEFTMMLMVRLPEGIAAEDLGQRLTPYTTPLDLAVLCRAMPDQAATRQTALETPTFMLSVYGADHPGIVAQVARTVAQHQGNITDMNTRVVGSGERPIYVMVLEVQLQEAGQADQLRQALEQLKPLLGVDLTFRPLESVTF
- the def gene encoding peptide deformylase, whose product is MAIRPILQYPHQALKSANAPVVPSDPAVQAVVQDMLDTLAASPGVALAAPQIGQAVQVIVVDVSRKKGERGHGLVVLLNPVILSLEGKKTVREGCLSVPDYTGNVLRYEEALVEGVTPDGRVVTVSASGFEALAFQHEVDHLNGLLFLDRIQSLSTDLFRRKK
- a CDS encoding sel1 repeat family protein; the encoded protein is MSGRRVPVTNHFGWRWLSAAMMVLLSCPVSSALADPSSQHQLQALAGQGDANAQWMLGQALLTGSLGETDEAEAVRWLQLAADQGHVLAQRDMGMLYEQGQGVTQDVLEAFFWYSLASRQDSSRARLRRDALAAMLTAEQHEAIAARLKGWRPRK